One window from the genome of Mucilaginibacter ginsenosidivorans encodes:
- a CDS encoding DUF4411 family protein, translated as MSGPLYLLDSNCFIQAHRMTYPLDVATSFWAKLKQLADEGTISSIDKVKGELGRNKDALHLWCAANLQPDFFHSSGSVMADYARVIQTASRRIPPYSQSALSTFFDKDEADAWLIAHALQKGLPIVTHEVSQPAGIANVKIPDICNLLGVRTLITIAMFRELNEQF; from the coding sequence ATGAGTGGGCCGTTATACTTACTCGACAGCAACTGCTTTATACAGGCCCACCGGATGACTTACCCGCTTGATGTCGCGACCAGCTTTTGGGCGAAGCTCAAACAACTGGCAGATGAAGGCACAATCTCCAGCATCGATAAAGTAAAAGGCGAATTAGGCCGCAATAAAGATGCCCTCCACCTTTGGTGCGCGGCCAACCTTCAGCCAGATTTCTTTCATAGTTCCGGCAGCGTCATGGCCGACTATGCAAGAGTGATCCAGACTGCCAGTCGCCGTATCCCGCCTTACAGTCAGAGCGCGCTCAGTACATTTTTTGACAAAGATGAAGCCGACGCCTGGCTGATTGCTCACGCATTGCAAAAGGGTCTCCCCATCGTCACGCACGAGGTAAGCCAGCCCGCCGGGATAGCCAATGTTAAGATCCCTGATATCTGTAACCTGCTCGGCGTACGCACCCTGATCACCATAGCGATGTTTAGGGAATTGAATGAGCAATTTTAG
- a CDS encoding ImmA/IrrE family metallo-endopeptidase — MNIGITPNLKIVDWAIGRAGYNTDEFMLKFPVFAGWLQGDKLPTQKQLEDFSQKVHLPFGYLFLEQPPQEKLAFPFFRTGNTTTFQVSLNLYDTILLMQKRQDWLVEYLKENNAPQVPFVGKFAQINDPEIIVADIRKTLGLEPEWASLHKKNEEALDHLSSRVEEAGIFLSFNSVVENSNKRGIAVEECRGFVLVNTYAPFLFVNAADSKAAQIFTIMHELAHIWLGKSAGFDMQQLLPADDPIEQLCDQVAAELLVPGVSFSRKWEELKDIPKLAAYFKVSRIVIARRALDHQKITKKEFFGWYNHYKVKLQEQKEKASGGDFYLTQKKRLGLRFAGLVNQAVKETQLLYRDAYKLTGLKGDTYQHFMNNNF; from the coding sequence ATGAATATCGGAATCACGCCAAACCTAAAGATCGTAGATTGGGCCATCGGCCGGGCAGGCTACAATACGGATGAATTTATGCTGAAATTCCCTGTCTTCGCTGGCTGGCTACAAGGCGATAAACTACCCACCCAAAAACAACTGGAGGATTTTTCCCAAAAGGTCCATCTGCCTTTTGGCTATTTATTTTTGGAACAACCTCCCCAGGAAAAATTAGCCTTCCCCTTTTTTAGGACCGGTAACACCACAACCTTCCAGGTTAGCCTGAATTTGTATGATACCATACTGCTGATGCAGAAAAGACAAGACTGGCTCGTTGAATATTTAAAAGAAAACAACGCACCGCAGGTGCCATTTGTCGGCAAATTTGCCCAAATTAATGACCCGGAAATCATCGTCGCGGATATCCGGAAAACGCTCGGACTGGAACCGGAATGGGCCAGCCTGCATAAAAAAAACGAGGAAGCTCTTGACCACCTAAGTTCCCGCGTCGAGGAAGCCGGTATATTCCTTAGCTTCAATAGCGTCGTTGAAAATTCTAATAAACGGGGCATAGCGGTCGAAGAATGCAGGGGTTTTGTTCTGGTCAATACCTACGCGCCATTCTTATTTGTCAATGCCGCCGATAGTAAAGCTGCGCAGATCTTTACCATCATGCACGAACTGGCGCATATCTGGCTCGGTAAAAGCGCCGGTTTTGACATGCAGCAATTGCTGCCCGCCGACGACCCGATCGAACAGTTGTGTGACCAGGTGGCAGCCGAACTGCTGGTGCCCGGTGTTTCCTTTAGCCGGAAGTGGGAGGAGCTGAAAGACATTCCAAAGCTGGCGGCTTATTTTAAAGTTAGCCGGATAGTCATTGCACGGCGCGCATTAGATCATCAGAAGATCACCAAGAAGGAGTTTTTCGGTTGGTATAATCATTATAAGGTCAAACTGCAGGAACAAAAAGAAAAAGCTTCCGGGGGTGATTTTTACCTGACGCAAAAGAAGCGGCTCGGCCTTCGTTTTGCCGGGCTGGTCAACCAGGCCGTCAAAGAAACCCAACTGCTATACCGCGACGCTTATAAACTGACTGGGCTGAAAGGGGACACCTACCAGCATTTCATGAACAATAATTTCTGA
- a CDS encoding helix-turn-helix domain-containing protein encodes MKEKHKSIFASIGKNVRRIRKEQKLSQQDLANKCDVDRAKISTIETAKEDFHFTTLLELADALNVKPKELLDF; translated from the coding sequence ATGAAGGAAAAGCACAAGTCGATATTTGCTTCAATAGGCAAAAACGTCAGACGTATCAGAAAAGAACAAAAGCTTAGCCAACAGGACCTGGCAAATAAATGTGATGTCGACCGTGCCAAGATTAGCACGATTGAGACCGCAAAAGAAGACTTTCATTTTACAACACTTCTTGAACTGGCAGATGCATTAAATGTCAAACCAAAAGAATTATTGGACTTTTGA
- a CDS encoding TlpA family protein disulfide reductase, giving the protein MKHFFGFLVLLCLFFGAAGQERSLGVGGVLPPLVLPRVVAAGFEGSDVAFRALDLAGLRGKLVVIDFWASWCAPCRTLLPELDSLQGVFGDKVAFLPVSAEGWDKLGRVVSAVGRGRRWRLPFVVEDGLLGALFPHRSLPHEVWIGKDGRVLAVTEGSAVTAANVSRVLAGGAVGAETKVDVSVGYDMALPLLVGGNGDDGHGAAALRFHALLSGYIPGLSGGVNISDLDPVRGQKFNARNVPLLWLGRLAYSYGLDWFPDARVRVLSRDSALFNTGLQGQAYERWLADGHGYCYELLLPAGLAGSAFGWMQGDLRRLFPQYVFSVEEDSVRSLALVRLPGADKLRSAGGERVIAVGPYSCVLHNAYLNQLMMRLSQVYLQHSKLPVVDETGYLGKVDLDISADLSDVGELNGELARYGLRLERKRALVKLLVVRDAVPGKGDAR; this is encoded by the coding sequence ATGAAGCATTTTTTTGGCTTCCTGGTATTGCTGTGTCTTTTTTTTGGGGCGGCGGGGCAGGAGCGTTCTTTGGGGGTTGGCGGGGTTTTGCCGCCGTTGGTGTTGCCGCGGGTGGTTGCTGCGGGTTTTGAGGGTTCGGATGTTGCGTTCCGGGCTTTGGATCTGGCGGGCTTGCGGGGTAAGCTGGTGGTGATCGATTTCTGGGCGTCGTGGTGTGCGCCGTGCCGTACGTTGCTGCCGGAGCTGGATTCGCTGCAGGGGGTGTTCGGGGATAAGGTGGCTTTCCTTCCGGTGAGTGCGGAGGGTTGGGATAAGCTGGGGCGGGTGGTGTCGGCGGTTGGTCGCGGGCGGCGCTGGCGTTTGCCTTTTGTGGTGGAGGATGGGTTGCTGGGGGCTTTGTTCCCGCATCGTTCGCTGCCGCATGAGGTGTGGATCGGCAAGGATGGCCGGGTGCTGGCGGTGACGGAGGGTTCGGCGGTGACGGCGGCGAATGTGTCGCGGGTGCTGGCGGGTGGTGCTGTCGGGGCGGAAACGAAGGTGGATGTGTCGGTGGGCTATGATATGGCTTTGCCTTTGCTGGTGGGGGGTAATGGTGATGACGGGCATGGGGCGGCGGCTTTGCGTTTCCATGCGTTGTTGTCGGGTTATATCCCGGGGCTTTCGGGCGGGGTGAATATTTCGGATCTGGATCCGGTGCGGGGGCAGAAGTTCAATGCGCGGAATGTGCCGCTGCTGTGGCTGGGGCGGCTGGCGTACAGTTACGGGCTGGACTGGTTCCCGGATGCGCGGGTGCGGGTGCTGAGCCGGGATTCGGCTTTGTTCAATACGGGTTTGCAGGGGCAGGCGTATGAGCGCTGGCTGGCGGATGGTCATGGGTATTGTTATGAGTTGCTGCTGCCGGCGGGGCTGGCGGGGAGTGCCTTTGGCTGGATGCAGGGGGATCTGCGGCGTTTGTTCCCGCAATATGTGTTTTCGGTGGAGGAGGATTCGGTGCGGAGCCTGGCGCTGGTGCGGCTGCCGGGAGCGGATAAGCTGCGTTCGGCGGGGGGTGAGCGGGTGATCGCGGTGGGGCCCTATTCCTGTGTGCTGCATAATGCGTACCTGAACCAGCTGATGATGCGGCTGAGCCAGGTGTACCTGCAGCATTCGAAGCTGCCGGTGGTGGATGAGACGGGTTACCTGGGGAAGGTGGACCTGGATATTTCGGCGGACTTGTCGGATGTAGGGGAGCTGAACGGGGAGCTGGCGCGGTACGGGTTGCGGCTGGAGCGGAAGCGGGCTTTGGTGAAGTTGCTGGTGGTGCGGGATGCGGTTCCGGGGAAGGGGGATGCGCGATGA